A genome region from Mercenaria mercenaria strain notata chromosome 11, MADL_Memer_1, whole genome shotgun sequence includes the following:
- the LOC123532152 gene encoding amiloride-sensitive amine oxidase [copper-containing]-like isoform X1, with product MFNSVFVKRITYIARGMAKPNSGGDFDKVRFKHVATDEFENNAELTNDEDDEVTIELKSLISENKPANGFSRNIKHSYWCNIQRLSMCALVVIGAVLFIAGLTIGLLIGRFSYDLNQSEESGAKVSPIAETNQCNCSRCSTEGQLSSTTPSSSPDSHTERYTTSSKQTTHSMTEQKFVTPVTSKSSTSSCNVCKTRDPNTSLGNESIRSLFAPITKKEMKAVSIALKTKAYVSYDHKLASNRLSHVYLLPPVKYEALHHLDKNSSFPGRFAKVHVFRPASDPPDVMEYRVGPLNETFENMIVEKLRKDGEISFNRRPYDSTEANELYTLLEPEIQAIAHLLFESFDGINNTKDTFPEFSYLPTSNLSDRTSYMVLVLHLGSASTLRLLPVSCTVHHPGTNVSRWYTSNWYYLDQGPYKSATELQEAYDSVQLRKIKYPTMYRKDHKGDFDRVRNESLPARDLSDIPPPRTYEPQGPRYTVKGHKVMWMGWQLEVSTNPVRGPAVFDVRFQGERIAYEISLQDITLLYSTQTNGHGPPVLSDTFYLIGKYNKPVFDVDCPKRSKILKATHFLAGSPIEMDAFCVFEADGQRPLWRHGSRGLADHYLVIRAPISVGNYDYIFEWNFYLDGRLQTHLTASGYLYGAFWDPDDPKAADDDSFPPYGYRLGEFLLGPIHDHTFTFKIDLDIYGTTNSFQTVHWKTRSRGTQKPGYILFNNTRYASSEILTHENSFILDTKNPKVWTVVNENKRNSWGAKKGYRVIPHSKYAEILEDHMMLQVWDHLKYQLAVTKRKESEPYATNSLYDITHPIKMFPRNGVMKLDNETVRNEDLVLWISEKFYHLPTSEDVPMTLPAEVGFTLKPFNYFDRTPVFDLPAHYSKHEAYDNTSCFVND from the coding sequence aggTATGGCGAAGCCAAATTCTGGTGGAGATTTTGATAAAGTTCGGTTTAAGCATGTAGCGACGgatgaatttgaaaataatgctGAACTGActaatgatgaagatgatgaggtGACCATCGAGTTGAAATCTCTCATTTCTGAGAATAAACCTGCAAACGggttttcaagaaatattaaacACTCTTATTGGTGCAATATTCAAAGGTTATCAATGTGCGCTTTAGTCGTAATTGGAGCAGTGTTATTTATCGCTGGTCTAACTATCGGATTGCTGATAGGCCGATTCTCGTATGATTTGAACCAGTCAGAAGAGTCGGGCGCGAAAGTTTCCCCCATTGCAGAGACTAATCAATGCAATTGTTCAAGGTGCTCAACAGAAGGACAATTGTCATCTACAACACCATCATCCTCACCAGATAGTCACACAGAAAGATACACTACATCTAGTAAGCAGACGACACACTCTATGACAGAACAAAAGTTTGTAACGCCAGTGACATCAAAAAGTTCCACAAGTAGTTGTAACGTTTGCAAAACTCGCGATCCTAACACATCTCTTGGTAATGAATCGATCAGATCCCTTTTCGCGCCAATCACTAAGAAAGAAATGAAAGCTGTTTCTATAGCTCTGAAAACTAAAGCATATGTATCTTACGATCATAAACTTGCTAGCAATAGACTGTCCCATGTCTACCTGCTCCCCCCTGTGAAATATGAAGCATTACATCACCTCGACAAGAACAGTTCATTTCCGGGGAGATTTGCTAAAGTTCACGTGTTTCGACCAGCCAGTGACCCTCCAGATGTCATGGAATACAGAGTTGGACCCCTGAATGAGACCTTTGAAAATATGATAGTTGAAAAGTTACGAAAAGACGGAGAAATCAGTTTTAATCGGCGGCCATATGATAGTACTGAAGCAAATGAACTCTATACATTGCTAGAACCAGAAATACAAGCAATTGCGCATTTGCTCTTTGAAAGTTTTGATGGAATCAATAACACCAAAGACACTTTTCCAGAATTTTCTTATTTACCAACATCTAATTTATCCGATCGAACTTCATACATGGTTTTAGTATTACATTTAGGATCAGCATCTACACTTCGTCTTCTCCCAGTTTCATGCACGGTTCATCACCCGGGTACAAACGTGTCTCGATGGTATACTTCTAACTGGTATTATCTCGACCAGGGTCCTTACAAGTCTGCAACTGAATTGCAAGAAGCGTACGATTCTGTGCAATTACGAAAAATAAAGTACCCGACTATGTATCGTAAAGACCACAAAGGAGATTTCGATCGTGTAAGAAATGAATCACTGCCTGCACGTGACCTGTCTgatattcctccaccaagaaCCTACGAACCACAAGGACCAAGGTATACCGTAAAAGGTCATAAAGTAATGTGGATGGGTTGGCAGTTAGAAGTATCCACTAACCCTGTGCGAGGTCCAGCTGTCTTCGACGTCAGATTCCAAGGTGAAAGAATCGCGTATGAAATATCTCTCCAGGATATTACACTACTGTATTCAACTCAAACGAATGGACACGGACCTCCAGTGTTAAGTGATACGTTTTATTTGATAGGCAAATATAATAAACCGGTTTTTGACGTTGATTGTCCTAAaagaagtaaaattttaaaagcgACCCATTTTCTGGCAGGTTCGCCTATAGAAATGGACGCTTTTTGTGTTTTCGAAGCAGACGGACAAAGGCCGCTGTGGAGACACGGGTCACGTGGTTTAGCAGATCACTATCTCGTGATTAGAGCACCGATTAGTGTAGGTAACTATgattatatttttgaatggaaCTTTTATTTAGACGGTCGTCTTCAGACACATCTAACAGCATCGGGATACCTCTATGGAGCGTTTTGGGATCCAGATGATCCAAAGGCAGCAGACGATGATAGTTTCCCGCCCTATGGATATCGGCTTGGTGAATTTTTGCTCGGACCTATACACGACCACACGTTCACATTCAAAATCGACTTAGATATATATGGAACAACAAACAGTTTCCAAACAGTACATTGGAAGACCAGAAGTAGAGGAACACAGAAACCAGGCTATATCCTGTTTAATAACACACGGTATGCTAGCAGTGAAATACTTACACATGAAAACAGTTTCATTTTGGATACGAAAAATCCGAAAGTCTGGACGGTTGTGAACGAAAATAAAAGGAATTCTTGGGGTGCGAAGAAAGGTTATAGAGTAATTCCACATTCAAAATATGCCGAAATTCTTGAAGACCATATGATGTTACAGGTTTGGGATCACCTTAAATATCAACTTGCCGTTACTAAAAGAAAGGAATCAGAACCTTACGCTACTAATTCTTTATACGATATCACCCATCCAATAAAAATGTTTCCCAGAAATGGGGTAATGAAATTAGATAACGAAACCGTTCGAAATGAAGATCTGGTTTTGTGGATTAGTGAAAAATTTTACCACCTGCCAACGTCGGAAGACGTACCAATGACACTTCCGGCAGAGGTTGGCTTCACGTTAAAACCGTTTAATTATTTTGATAGGACGCCAGTTTTTGATTTACCAGCTCATTATTCGAAACATGAAGCTTATGACAATACATCTTGTTTTGTTAATGACTGA
- the LOC123532152 gene encoding amiloride-sensitive amine oxidase [copper-containing]-like isoform X2 has protein sequence MAKPNSGGDFDKVRFKHVATDEFENNAELTNDEDDEVTIELKSLISENKPANGFSRNIKHSYWCNIQRLSMCALVVIGAVLFIAGLTIGLLIGRFSYDLNQSEESGAKVSPIAETNQCNCSRCSTEGQLSSTTPSSSPDSHTERYTTSSKQTTHSMTEQKFVTPVTSKSSTSSCNVCKTRDPNTSLGNESIRSLFAPITKKEMKAVSIALKTKAYVSYDHKLASNRLSHVYLLPPVKYEALHHLDKNSSFPGRFAKVHVFRPASDPPDVMEYRVGPLNETFENMIVEKLRKDGEISFNRRPYDSTEANELYTLLEPEIQAIAHLLFESFDGINNTKDTFPEFSYLPTSNLSDRTSYMVLVLHLGSASTLRLLPVSCTVHHPGTNVSRWYTSNWYYLDQGPYKSATELQEAYDSVQLRKIKYPTMYRKDHKGDFDRVRNESLPARDLSDIPPPRTYEPQGPRYTVKGHKVMWMGWQLEVSTNPVRGPAVFDVRFQGERIAYEISLQDITLLYSTQTNGHGPPVLSDTFYLIGKYNKPVFDVDCPKRSKILKATHFLAGSPIEMDAFCVFEADGQRPLWRHGSRGLADHYLVIRAPISVGNYDYIFEWNFYLDGRLQTHLTASGYLYGAFWDPDDPKAADDDSFPPYGYRLGEFLLGPIHDHTFTFKIDLDIYGTTNSFQTVHWKTRSRGTQKPGYILFNNTRYASSEILTHENSFILDTKNPKVWTVVNENKRNSWGAKKGYRVIPHSKYAEILEDHMMLQVWDHLKYQLAVTKRKESEPYATNSLYDITHPIKMFPRNGVMKLDNETVRNEDLVLWISEKFYHLPTSEDVPMTLPAEVGFTLKPFNYFDRTPVFDLPAHYSKHEAYDNTSCFVND, from the coding sequence ATGGCGAAGCCAAATTCTGGTGGAGATTTTGATAAAGTTCGGTTTAAGCATGTAGCGACGgatgaatttgaaaataatgctGAACTGActaatgatgaagatgatgaggtGACCATCGAGTTGAAATCTCTCATTTCTGAGAATAAACCTGCAAACGggttttcaagaaatattaaacACTCTTATTGGTGCAATATTCAAAGGTTATCAATGTGCGCTTTAGTCGTAATTGGAGCAGTGTTATTTATCGCTGGTCTAACTATCGGATTGCTGATAGGCCGATTCTCGTATGATTTGAACCAGTCAGAAGAGTCGGGCGCGAAAGTTTCCCCCATTGCAGAGACTAATCAATGCAATTGTTCAAGGTGCTCAACAGAAGGACAATTGTCATCTACAACACCATCATCCTCACCAGATAGTCACACAGAAAGATACACTACATCTAGTAAGCAGACGACACACTCTATGACAGAACAAAAGTTTGTAACGCCAGTGACATCAAAAAGTTCCACAAGTAGTTGTAACGTTTGCAAAACTCGCGATCCTAACACATCTCTTGGTAATGAATCGATCAGATCCCTTTTCGCGCCAATCACTAAGAAAGAAATGAAAGCTGTTTCTATAGCTCTGAAAACTAAAGCATATGTATCTTACGATCATAAACTTGCTAGCAATAGACTGTCCCATGTCTACCTGCTCCCCCCTGTGAAATATGAAGCATTACATCACCTCGACAAGAACAGTTCATTTCCGGGGAGATTTGCTAAAGTTCACGTGTTTCGACCAGCCAGTGACCCTCCAGATGTCATGGAATACAGAGTTGGACCCCTGAATGAGACCTTTGAAAATATGATAGTTGAAAAGTTACGAAAAGACGGAGAAATCAGTTTTAATCGGCGGCCATATGATAGTACTGAAGCAAATGAACTCTATACATTGCTAGAACCAGAAATACAAGCAATTGCGCATTTGCTCTTTGAAAGTTTTGATGGAATCAATAACACCAAAGACACTTTTCCAGAATTTTCTTATTTACCAACATCTAATTTATCCGATCGAACTTCATACATGGTTTTAGTATTACATTTAGGATCAGCATCTACACTTCGTCTTCTCCCAGTTTCATGCACGGTTCATCACCCGGGTACAAACGTGTCTCGATGGTATACTTCTAACTGGTATTATCTCGACCAGGGTCCTTACAAGTCTGCAACTGAATTGCAAGAAGCGTACGATTCTGTGCAATTACGAAAAATAAAGTACCCGACTATGTATCGTAAAGACCACAAAGGAGATTTCGATCGTGTAAGAAATGAATCACTGCCTGCACGTGACCTGTCTgatattcctccaccaagaaCCTACGAACCACAAGGACCAAGGTATACCGTAAAAGGTCATAAAGTAATGTGGATGGGTTGGCAGTTAGAAGTATCCACTAACCCTGTGCGAGGTCCAGCTGTCTTCGACGTCAGATTCCAAGGTGAAAGAATCGCGTATGAAATATCTCTCCAGGATATTACACTACTGTATTCAACTCAAACGAATGGACACGGACCTCCAGTGTTAAGTGATACGTTTTATTTGATAGGCAAATATAATAAACCGGTTTTTGACGTTGATTGTCCTAAaagaagtaaaattttaaaagcgACCCATTTTCTGGCAGGTTCGCCTATAGAAATGGACGCTTTTTGTGTTTTCGAAGCAGACGGACAAAGGCCGCTGTGGAGACACGGGTCACGTGGTTTAGCAGATCACTATCTCGTGATTAGAGCACCGATTAGTGTAGGTAACTATgattatatttttgaatggaaCTTTTATTTAGACGGTCGTCTTCAGACACATCTAACAGCATCGGGATACCTCTATGGAGCGTTTTGGGATCCAGATGATCCAAAGGCAGCAGACGATGATAGTTTCCCGCCCTATGGATATCGGCTTGGTGAATTTTTGCTCGGACCTATACACGACCACACGTTCACATTCAAAATCGACTTAGATATATATGGAACAACAAACAGTTTCCAAACAGTACATTGGAAGACCAGAAGTAGAGGAACACAGAAACCAGGCTATATCCTGTTTAATAACACACGGTATGCTAGCAGTGAAATACTTACACATGAAAACAGTTTCATTTTGGATACGAAAAATCCGAAAGTCTGGACGGTTGTGAACGAAAATAAAAGGAATTCTTGGGGTGCGAAGAAAGGTTATAGAGTAATTCCACATTCAAAATATGCCGAAATTCTTGAAGACCATATGATGTTACAGGTTTGGGATCACCTTAAATATCAACTTGCCGTTACTAAAAGAAAGGAATCAGAACCTTACGCTACTAATTCTTTATACGATATCACCCATCCAATAAAAATGTTTCCCAGAAATGGGGTAATGAAATTAGATAACGAAACCGTTCGAAATGAAGATCTGGTTTTGTGGATTAGTGAAAAATTTTACCACCTGCCAACGTCGGAAGACGTACCAATGACACTTCCGGCAGAGGTTGGCTTCACGTTAAAACCGTTTAATTATTTTGATAGGACGCCAGTTTTTGATTTACCAGCTCATTATTCGAAACATGAAGCTTATGACAATACATCTTGTTTTGTTAATGACTGA